The following coding sequences lie in one Silene latifolia isolate original U9 population chromosome 5, ASM4854445v1, whole genome shotgun sequence genomic window:
- the LOC141656838 gene encoding putative disease resistance protein RGA3 isoform X1, which yields MAESIVTELVKTIGEKVGSEVWKKIVGAADIDSQIKELQEYKNTIEAALLDADSSQVCTHSQRLVLEKLECGLAKLIDFQDAKATKAKQKQLMGGSKFTKEARLFFSTSNQLVSPFKDARKINGITGELSRVARNYAQFGSIVSSSTLNQTRILSNVSGSYMSTDLVIGRDGDRDNMVSSLLDSSPAAGVLPVASFVGIGGVGKTTLAQYVYNDERIQTYFDLQLWVSATQDFNVKDVLRQMVTCATDDEKALDCGIDQLQRRVYQTIAGKRFLLVLDGVWDDDSLRAKWIELRALLRVGAQGSKVLLTTRSETVARIIGTQDPLIVGDLKDDDSFLLFQYVAATEWHEPGVEAIAKEIAEMCPKVPLVIRAIGSLLAGKHTVQEWRAFRNAQLANFASYGSDVMGTLKLSYDQLGTRLKLCVVYCSLFPKGFRFEKTTLVRLWIAMGYCEAEYTDQNPEEVGEGYVLCLLSRGFFYCNNMDGYYKCPDSFQMHNLMHDLVLSIGGYKYKMADSNTKEFDERVCHVSFHMVDDSVWEVPSSLLKLKQLKSLLLPLPANDWDWVFLNLSRLSQLYDIFTSRIESLRALRMHGLWINKLPRSIGKLIHLSLEELPEDINKLVMLRHFNLLGCDKLSHMPKGLRSLTSLETLGHFAVGKPKTSLTSYGSKAKLACDLADLGCLDNLKDELKIILDDRSKDIVSEAKAANLDRKEITEFTMIFRESNIEDGMVLENLKPGANLKYLNINKYGGRRLPCWMREGIHLWLPNLVRITIDECKECINMCSFGRLPHLIYLFLERLDKVEYIEENGSSNKSDMVVLANECPSAPLFPSLAQLYLKDIPELKGWWSMTESAQDCSQNQLLKSMPAFPKLGSVQMDMKVVISLAQVFLQRLSSLHSLSVVEQTCGPSNMPAKQRQPVVFLNSYLPWLRHLFFSNNQMEHLPEEFRGMSSLTFLRIDSCELLEAVPEWIDSLTSLESLRIFKCPRLKSLPHEISNLSNLKTLSLVGCSSELEERCQSPSGEDWPKIQHILNITIRPANRHDFGC from the exons ATGGCTGAATCGATAGTGACTGAGTTGGTCAAAACTATTGGGGAGAAAGTGGGTTCTGAAGTTTGGAAAAAAATAGTTGGTGCAGCTGATATTGATTCTCAAATAAAAGAGCTTCaggaatacaaaaatacaattgaAGCTGCACTTCTTGATGCAGATTCATCCCAGGTGTGCACTCATTCTCAACGACTCGTGCTTGAGAAGCTTGAATGTGGGCTTGCCAAACTAATCGATTTCCAAGATGCAAAAGCTACAAAAGCCAAGCAGAAACAACTCATGGGAGGAAGTAAGTTCACTAAAGAGGCGCGCTTGTTCTTTTCTACTTCAAACCAGCTTGTATCCCCCTTCAAGGATGCTAGGAAAATCAACGGTATTACGGGGGAACTCAGTCGCGTTGCAAGAAACTATGCCCAATTTGGAAGCATAGTTAGCTCTTCAACTTTGAACCAAACCCGAATATTGAGCAATGTATCGGGGTCTTATATGAGTACTGATTTGGTAATTGGACGAGATGGAGACAGGGATAATATGGTAAGCTCGCTGTTAGACTCCTCCCCTGCTGCTGGTGTCCTCCCTGTTGCTTCCTTTGTTGGAATAGGTGGAGTTGGGAAGACTACATTGGCACAGTATGTGTACAACGATGAAAGGATTCAAACATATTTTGATTTGCAGCTTTGGGTTTCCGCCACCCAAGATTTTAATGTCAAGGATGTGTTACGGCAAATGGTGACGTGTGCCACTGATGATGAAAAAGCTCTCGACTGCGGGATTGATCAGCTCCAACGTCGTGTATACCAAACAATTGCTGGGAAGAGGTTTCTGCTTGTTTTGGATGGTGTGTGGGATGACGACAGTTTGAGAGCAAAATGGATAGAACTGAGAGCACTGCTCAGGGTCGGGGCTCAGGGGAGTAAAGTTCTCCTTACCACACGCAGCGAAACAGTGGCTAGAATTATTGGGACCCAAGACCCATTAATTGTTGGCGATTTAAAAGATGATGATTCATTCCTCCTCTTTCAATATGTGGCTGCTACAGAATGGCATGAGCCAGGGGTGGAGGCCATCGCGAAGGAGATTGCAGAGATGTGTCCTAAAGTTCCCCTTGTTATACGGGCAATTGGAAGCCTTTTAGCGGGGAAACATACTGTCCAGGAATGGCGAGCTTTTAGGAATGCTCAGCTTGCAAATTTTGCCTCCTATGGAAGTGATGTCATGGGCACACTCAAACTCAGTTACGATCAGTTAGGTACAAGGCTAAAACTCTGTGTTGTATACTGCTCTTTGTTCCCAAAGGGATTCCGATTCGAAAAAACTACTCTCGTTCGTCTTTGGATCGCCATGGGATATTGTGAAGCCGAGTACACAGACCAAAATCCAGAAGAGGTGGGAGAAGGATATGTGTTGTGCTTGTTAAGTCGAGGATTTTTCTACTGTAACAACATGGATGGGTATTATAAGTGCCCTGACAGTTTTCAGATGCACAACCTGATGCATGATTTAGTGCTCTCGATTGGCGGGTATAAGTATAAGATGGCAGATTCAAATACAAAAGAATTTGATGAAAGAGTCTGTCATGTATCATTCCACATGGTAGACGACTCGGTTTGGGAAGTCCCATCGTCACTATTAAAACTAAAGCAGTTGAAGTCGTTACTTCTCCCTCTTCCAGCAAATGATTgggattgggtgttcttgaatcTAAGTAGACTTTCCCAATTATATGATATATTTACATCCAGAATTGAGTCTTTGAGGGCACTGCGGATGCATGGGCTATGGATTAATAAACTGCCAAGATCAATAGGCAAACTGATCCACTTGAG CCTTGAAGAGTTGCCCGAGGACATAAACAAGCTAGTGATGCTGAGACACTTTAACCTCCTTGGTTGTGACAAATTGAGTCATATGCCCAAGGGGTTGCGAAGTTTGACGAGTCTTGAAACACTAGGCCATTTTGCCGTAGGAAAACCAAAAACCTCTCTCACTTCCTATGGATCCAAGGCTAAATTGGCGTGTGACCTAGCAGACCTAGGCTGTCTTGATAATCTTAAGGACGAGTTGAAAATCATTTTGGATGATCGAtcaaaggatatagtgtcagaagCCAAAGCTGCAAATCTGGACAGGAAAGAGATTACTGAGTTTACTATGATATTTAGAGAGAGCAATATAGAAGATGGGATGGTGCTAGAGAACCTCAAACCCGGTGCTAATCTAAAATACCTGAATATAAATAAGTATGGAGGAAGAAGGTTGCCATGTTGGATGAGGGAAGGAATCCATTTATGGCTTCCGAATCTGGTTCGTATTACTATAGATGAGTGCAAAGAATGCATAAATATGTGTTCCTTTGGAAGACTCCCTCATCTTATATATCTATTCTTAGAGAGATTGGATAAGGTGGAGTACATAGAAGAAAATGGTAGTAGCAACAAAAGTGACATGGTAGTTCTCGCAAACGAGTGCCCTTCTGCTCCCTTATTCCCATCCCTGGCACAACTCTACCTCAAAGACATACCTGAATTGAAGGGATGGTGGAGTATGACAGAGTCTGCTCAAGATTGCAGTCAGAATCAACTCCTGAAATCGATGCCTGCATTTCCCAAATTGGGGAGTGTGCAAATGGACATGAAGGTGGTCATTTCATTGGCACAAGTGTTTCTACAACGTCTTTCTTCTTTACATTCTCTCTCTGTAGTGGAGCAAACATGTGGTCCTTCAAATATGCCTGCTAAGCAGAGACAACCTGTCGTTTTCCTCAACAGCTACCTTCCCTGGCTCCGTCACCTATTTTTTTCGAATAATCAAATGGAACATCTCCCTGAGGAGTTTCGAGGTATGTCTTCTTTGACATTCCTAAGGATAGACTCCTGTGAATTATTAGAGGCGGTTCCAGAGTGGATTGACAGCCTCACCTCCCTCGAAAGCCTTCGTATATTTAAATGCCCAAGATTGAAATCGCTGCCGCACGAGATCAGTAACCTATCCAACTTGAAGACACTAAGCCTTGTAGGATGCTCAAGCGAGCTTGAGGAGAGATGCCAATCGCCATCAGGAGAAGACTGGCCCAAAATTCAACATATTCTCAACATTACTATTCGACCCGCCAATCGCCATGACTTCGGCTGTTGA
- the LOC141656838 gene encoding disease resistance protein RGA2-like isoform X2, with the protein MGGSKFTKEARLFFSTSNQLVSPFKDARKINGITGELSRVARNYAQFGSIVSSSTLNQTRILSNVSGSYMSTDLVIGRDGDRDNMVSSLLDSSPAAGVLPVASFVGIGGVGKTTLAQYVYNDERIQTYFDLQLWVSATQDFNVKDVLRQMVTCATDDEKALDCGIDQLQRRVYQTIAGKRFLLVLDGVWDDDSLRAKWIELRALLRVGAQGSKVLLTTRSETVARIIGTQDPLIVGDLKDDDSFLLFQYVAATEWHEPGVEAIAKEIAEMCPKVPLVIRAIGSLLAGKHTVQEWRAFRNAQLANFASYGSDVMGTLKLSYDQLGTRLKLCVVYCSLFPKGFRFEKTTLVRLWIAMGYCEAEYTDQNPEEVGEGYVLCLLSRGFFYCNNMDGYYKCPDSFQMHNLMHDLVLSIGGYKYKMADSNTKEFDERVCHVSFHMVDDSVWEVPSSLLKLKQLKSLLLPLPANDWDWVFLNLSRLSQLYDIFTSRIESLRALRMHGLWINKLPRSIGKLIHLRYLDFSNNVIRKLPESITELVNLYLLNLSYCRSLEELPEDINKLVMLRHFNLLGCDKLSHMPKGLRSLTSLETLGHFAVGKPKTSLTSYGSKAKLACDLADLGCLDNLKDELKIILDDRSKDIVSEAKAANLDRKEITEFTMIFRESNIEDGMVLENLKPGANLKYLNINKYGGRRLPCWMREGIHLWLPNLVRITIDECKECINMCSFGRLPHLIYLFLERLDKVEYIEENGSSNKSDMVVLANECPSAPLFPSLAQLYLKDIPELKGWWSMTESAQDCSQNQLLKSMPAFPKLGSVQMDMKVVISLAQVFLQRLSSLHSLSVVEQTCGPSNMPAKQRQPVVFLNSYLPWLRHLFFSNNQMEHLPEEFRGMSSLTFLRIDSCELLEAVPEWIDSLTSLESLRIFKCPRLKSLPHEISNLSNLKTLSLVGCSSELEERCQSPSGEDWPKIQHILNITIRPANRHDFGC; encoded by the coding sequence ATGGGAGGAAGTAAGTTCACTAAAGAGGCGCGCTTGTTCTTTTCTACTTCAAACCAGCTTGTATCCCCCTTCAAGGATGCTAGGAAAATCAACGGTATTACGGGGGAACTCAGTCGCGTTGCAAGAAACTATGCCCAATTTGGAAGCATAGTTAGCTCTTCAACTTTGAACCAAACCCGAATATTGAGCAATGTATCGGGGTCTTATATGAGTACTGATTTGGTAATTGGACGAGATGGAGACAGGGATAATATGGTAAGCTCGCTGTTAGACTCCTCCCCTGCTGCTGGTGTCCTCCCTGTTGCTTCCTTTGTTGGAATAGGTGGAGTTGGGAAGACTACATTGGCACAGTATGTGTACAACGATGAAAGGATTCAAACATATTTTGATTTGCAGCTTTGGGTTTCCGCCACCCAAGATTTTAATGTCAAGGATGTGTTACGGCAAATGGTGACGTGTGCCACTGATGATGAAAAAGCTCTCGACTGCGGGATTGATCAGCTCCAACGTCGTGTATACCAAACAATTGCTGGGAAGAGGTTTCTGCTTGTTTTGGATGGTGTGTGGGATGACGACAGTTTGAGAGCAAAATGGATAGAACTGAGAGCACTGCTCAGGGTCGGGGCTCAGGGGAGTAAAGTTCTCCTTACCACACGCAGCGAAACAGTGGCTAGAATTATTGGGACCCAAGACCCATTAATTGTTGGCGATTTAAAAGATGATGATTCATTCCTCCTCTTTCAATATGTGGCTGCTACAGAATGGCATGAGCCAGGGGTGGAGGCCATCGCGAAGGAGATTGCAGAGATGTGTCCTAAAGTTCCCCTTGTTATACGGGCAATTGGAAGCCTTTTAGCGGGGAAACATACTGTCCAGGAATGGCGAGCTTTTAGGAATGCTCAGCTTGCAAATTTTGCCTCCTATGGAAGTGATGTCATGGGCACACTCAAACTCAGTTACGATCAGTTAGGTACAAGGCTAAAACTCTGTGTTGTATACTGCTCTTTGTTCCCAAAGGGATTCCGATTCGAAAAAACTACTCTCGTTCGTCTTTGGATCGCCATGGGATATTGTGAAGCCGAGTACACAGACCAAAATCCAGAAGAGGTGGGAGAAGGATATGTGTTGTGCTTGTTAAGTCGAGGATTTTTCTACTGTAACAACATGGATGGGTATTATAAGTGCCCTGACAGTTTTCAGATGCACAACCTGATGCATGATTTAGTGCTCTCGATTGGCGGGTATAAGTATAAGATGGCAGATTCAAATACAAAAGAATTTGATGAAAGAGTCTGTCATGTATCATTCCACATGGTAGACGACTCGGTTTGGGAAGTCCCATCGTCACTATTAAAACTAAAGCAGTTGAAGTCGTTACTTCTCCCTCTTCCAGCAAATGATTgggattgggtgttcttgaatcTAAGTAGACTTTCCCAATTATATGATATATTTACATCCAGAATTGAGTCTTTGAGGGCACTGCGGATGCATGGGCTATGGATTAATAAACTGCCAAGATCAATAGGCAAACTGATCCACTTGAGGTATCTCGATTTTTCGAACAACGTTATCCGTAAACTCCCCGAATCAATTACAGAGCTAGTGAATCTTTACTTACTTAACCTATCTTATTGTCGAAGCCTTGAAGAGTTGCCCGAGGACATAAACAAGCTAGTGATGCTGAGACACTTTAACCTCCTTGGTTGTGACAAATTGAGTCATATGCCCAAGGGGTTGCGAAGTTTGACGAGTCTTGAAACACTAGGCCATTTTGCCGTAGGAAAACCAAAAACCTCTCTCACTTCCTATGGATCCAAGGCTAAATTGGCGTGTGACCTAGCAGACCTAGGCTGTCTTGATAATCTTAAGGACGAGTTGAAAATCATTTTGGATGATCGAtcaaaggatatagtgtcagaagCCAAAGCTGCAAATCTGGACAGGAAAGAGATTACTGAGTTTACTATGATATTTAGAGAGAGCAATATAGAAGATGGGATGGTGCTAGAGAACCTCAAACCCGGTGCTAATCTAAAATACCTGAATATAAATAAGTATGGAGGAAGAAGGTTGCCATGTTGGATGAGGGAAGGAATCCATTTATGGCTTCCGAATCTGGTTCGTATTACTATAGATGAGTGCAAAGAATGCATAAATATGTGTTCCTTTGGAAGACTCCCTCATCTTATATATCTATTCTTAGAGAGATTGGATAAGGTGGAGTACATAGAAGAAAATGGTAGTAGCAACAAAAGTGACATGGTAGTTCTCGCAAACGAGTGCCCTTCTGCTCCCTTATTCCCATCCCTGGCACAACTCTACCTCAAAGACATACCTGAATTGAAGGGATGGTGGAGTATGACAGAGTCTGCTCAAGATTGCAGTCAGAATCAACTCCTGAAATCGATGCCTGCATTTCCCAAATTGGGGAGTGTGCAAATGGACATGAAGGTGGTCATTTCATTGGCACAAGTGTTTCTACAACGTCTTTCTTCTTTACATTCTCTCTCTGTAGTGGAGCAAACATGTGGTCCTTCAAATATGCCTGCTAAGCAGAGACAACCTGTCGTTTTCCTCAACAGCTACCTTCCCTGGCTCCGTCACCTATTTTTTTCGAATAATCAAATGGAACATCTCCCTGAGGAGTTTCGAGGTATGTCTTCTTTGACATTCCTAAGGATAGACTCCTGTGAATTATTAGAGGCGGTTCCAGAGTGGATTGACAGCCTCACCTCCCTCGAAAGCCTTCGTATATTTAAATGCCCAAGATTGAAATCGCTGCCGCACGAGATCAGTAACCTATCCAACTTGAAGACACTAAGCCTTGTAGGATGCTCAAGCGAGCTTGAGGAGAGATGCCAATCGCCATCAGGAGAAGACTGGCCCAAAATTCAACATATTCTCAACATTACTATTCGACCCGCCAATCGCCATGACTTCGGCTGTTGA